The following are from one region of the Pocillopora verrucosa isolate sample1 chromosome 3, ASM3666991v2, whole genome shotgun sequence genome:
- the LOC131798027 gene encoding uncharacterized protein, with protein sequence MVYTAAFIASTTFNSGVDLTGMDGALDGNMKTPSNQSHLLDLCHSRVKKYAEKRHVIAHEVQTNPEFLTAGVLVPIFIREGSLYTLLTLRSEHLPTHKGEVAFPGGKKEDDDEDIVATALREAHEEVGLSPEIVQVVAVLSPLTSRARARPMYVYPVIGLVKSQFDLVINNSEVQTTFEVPLEFFLSKETHKRDKMNFKGKTFEFHFFLYDTGVGEGESQKENSTFHIWGLTASICLRVAMVALSKLPEFDLEEHYTELMQYITEINGNDDDDELRPLSRM encoded by the coding sequence ATGGTTTATACGGCAGCTTTTATAGCCTCTACTACATTCAATAGCGGTGTAGACCTCACAGGAATGGACGGAGCTCTAGATGGCAATATGAAAACCCCGTCAAATCAGTCTCATTTACTGGACTTGTGCCACAGTAGAGTAAAAAAATATGCGGAAAAAAGACACGTAATTGCCCACGAAGTTCAAACAAATCCGGAGTTCCTGACCGCAGGAGTTCTTGTTCCAATTTTTATCAGAGAGGGATCGCTTTATACCCTTCTCACATTGAGATCTGAGCATTTACCCACTCATAAAGGAGAAGTTGCATTTcctggaggaaaaaaagaagatgacGATGAAGACATTGTAGCCACAGCTTTAAGAGAAGCTCACGAAGAAGTTGGTTTATCTCCGGAGATAGTACAAGTCGTTGCAGTATTGAGTCCACTGACATCGCGTGCGAGAGCAAGGCCGATGTACGTGTATCCGGTAATTGGCCTCGTAAAGTCACAATTTGACTTAGTAATCAACAACTCCGAGGTTCAGACTACGTTTGAGGTCCCTCTGGAGTTTTTCCTTTCGAAAGAAACACATAAACGtgataaaatgaatttcaaaggcaagacatttgaatttcatttcttcttgtaTGACACAGGTGTAGGTGAAGGCGAgagccaaaaagaaaattcgACCTTCCATATTTGGGGATTAACTGCTTCAATTTGCTTAAGGGTGGCTATGGTAGCTTTGAGTAAACTACCCGAGTTTGACCTTGAAGAACACTACACAGAACTTATGCAGTACATAACAGAGATAaatggaaatgatgatgatgatgaattaAGACCCCTGAGTAGAATGTGA